A window of the Cucurbita pepo subsp. pepo cultivar mu-cu-16 chromosome LG01, ASM280686v2, whole genome shotgun sequence genome harbors these coding sequences:
- the LOC111804466 gene encoding type I inositol polyphosphate 5-phosphatase 12-like isoform X1 codes for MDDRIEDDEREALAGLSSVPPPRKSHSYSQQLRAASDQKRQQMRKHSLDEDQIPKIMDSCHASTDDDFLPYSTTSAVKGEENPSQRLDQNLCMDGGGGQEDPRQSQALAEFVGSGGSTGVFKVPIRASVHPGRPTCLELRPHPLRETQVGKFLRNIACTETQLWAGQECGVRFWNFENAYEGGSGLGGRVRRGDEDAAPFHESTNTSPTTCLIVDNGNRLVWSGHKDGKIRSWKMDQSLDEMPFKEGLSWQAHRGSVLSMTLTTYGDLWTGAEGGIIKVWPWEAIEKSLCLSSGERHMAALLVERSYIDLRSQVTVNGVCSISSQDVKCVLADNVRAKVWCAGALSFSLWDAQTRELVKVFNVDGQTETRVDMLTSPQDQTMEDEMKVKFVSMAKKEKPQGFLQRSRNAIMGAADAVRRVAKGAGAFTEDIKRVEAIMLAKDGMIWSGCTNGMLVQWDGNGNRLQDFNHHPYAVQCFCAFGTRIYVGYVSGVIQIVDLEGNLVAGWVAHSSPVLKMAVGAGYVYSLASHGGIRGWNLTSPGPIDNIVRTELAAREAIYTRKQNVRMLVGTWNVGQGRASHEALMAWLGSTVSDVGIVVVGLQEVEMGAGFLAMSAAKETVGLEGSAVGQWWIDTIGKALDEGTTFERMGSRQLAGLLISLWVKKNLRTHVGDVDAGAVPCGFGRAIGNKGGVGLRIRVYDRIICFVNCHLAAHLEAVNRRNADFDHIYRNMVFNRSSNLLNNVAGMVPYLFLSCSLAFSTYLFWLLYSSGLPLALSVAAGVSTAVHTLRATNVAAVNPEEPKPELSDADMVVFLGDFNYRLFGISYDEARDFVSQRCFDWLREKDQLRAEMKSGKVFQGMREALIRFPPTYKFERHRPGLAGYDAGEKKRIPAWCDRVIYRDTRSAPVTESSLECPVVSSVLLYEAVMEVTDSDHKPVRCKFNIQICHADRSVRRREFGDIIKSNEKVKSIFEELLYIPETIVSTNSIVLQNQESFVLCITNKCVKDVATFRIISEGQPPVKDEGDVRDYHPRGAFGFPRWLEVSPAAGIIKPEQSVEITVNHEESRSQEESVDGIPQNWWCEDTRDKEVMLTVTIQGSCSTQSFSHQVRVRHCFSNKAAAPMETKSNSTKKP; via the exons atgGACGATCGGATTGAAGACGATGAACGGGAGGCGTTGGCGGGGTTGAGTTCCGTCCCTCCTCCTCGGAAATCTCATTCTTACAGCCAGCAGCTTCGAGCTGCCTCCGATCAGAAGCGTCAGCAAATGCGCAAGCACAGTCTGGATGAGGATCAGATTCCCAAGATTATGGATTCCTGTCATGCTTCTACTGATGATGATTTTCTTCCCTATTCGACCACGTCGGCCGTTAAAGGTGAGGAAAATCCCTCGCAGAGACTGGACCAGAACCTCTGTATGGACGGCGGCGGAGGCCAGGAGGATCCGCGGCAATCGCAGGCATTGGCGGAGTTTGTTGGCAGTGGTGGCTCCACGGGGGTTTTCAAGGTTCCGATTCGCGCCTCAGTTCATCCAGGCCGGCCAACGTGCCTGGAGCTGAGGCCGCATCCATTGAGGGAGACACAGGTAGGGAAATTCTTGAGGAACATTGCGTGTACAGAGACGCAGCTATGGGCAGGGCAGGAATGTGGGGTCCGGTTCTGGAATTTCGAAAATGCTTATGAAGGTGGTAGTGGACTGGGCGGGAGGGTGAGAAGGGGCGATGAGGATGCTGCCCCGTTTCATGAATCCACCAACACCTCGCCCACCACGTGTTTGATTGTTGACAATGGGAACAGATTGGTGTGGAGTGGGCATAAGGATGGAAAGATCAGATCATGGAAGATGGATCAGTCTCTCGATGAAATGCCTTTCAAGGAGGGGCTTTCATGGCAAGCCCATCGTGGCTCTGTTCTTTCCATGACCTTAACTACTTATG GTGATCTGTGGACAGGTGCTGAGGGTGGTATTATTAAGGTCTGGCCATGGGAGGCAATTGAAAAGTCTCTTTGCCTTTCGTCGGGGGAAAGGCATATGGCTGCTTTACTTGTAGAGAGGTCATATATTGACCTGAGGAGTCAAGTGACAGTTAATGGTGTCTGCAGTATATCTTCTCAAGACGTAAAGTGCGTGTTAGCTGATAATGTTAGAGCCAAAGTTTGGTGTGCTGGGGCCCTATCATTCTCTCTATG GGATGCTCAAACAAGGGAGCTTGTAAAAGTTTTTAATGTAGATGGTCAGACTGAGACTCGAGTTGATATGCTAACATCTCCTCAAGATCAAACAATGGAAGATGAGATGAAAGTAAAATTTGTTTCCATggccaaaaaagaaaaaccacaGGGCTTTCTCCAGAGGTCACGCAATGCCATAATGGGAGCTGCAGATGCAGTTCGTCGAGTTGCAAAAGGAGCAGGGGCATTTACAGAAGATATCAAGAGAGTAGAGGCAATAATGCTGGCCAAGGATGGCATGATTTGGAGTGGATGTACAAATGGTATGTTAGTGCAATGGGATGGAAATGGAAACCGGTTGCAAGATTTTAACCACCACCCTTATGCTGTTCAGTGCTTCTGTGCTTTTGGGACACGGATATATGTGGGCTATGTGAGTGGAGTTATCCAAATAGTGGATCTTGAGGGGAACCTAGTTGCAGGATGGGTTGCTCATAGTAGCCCTGTGCTAAAAATGGCTGTGGGTGCAGGCTATGTTTATAGCTTGGCTAGCCATGGTGGAATTCGCGGCTGGAACTTGACTTCTCCAGGACCCATTGATAACATAGTACGGACAGAACTGGCTGCCAGAGAGGCGATATacacaagaaaacaaaatgtcaGAATGCTGGTTGGCACATGGAATGTTGGACAAGGGAGAGCCTCTCATGAAGCACTGATGGCATGGTTGGGTTCTACTGTCTCCGATGTTGGCATTGTCGTTGTTGGATTACAGGAAGTAGAGATGGGTGCTGGTTTCCTTGCCATGTCTGCTGCAAAAGAAACT GTAGGACTTGAAGGCAGTGCTGTAGGACAATGGTGGATTGATACCATTGGAAAAGCCTTGGATGAAGGGACAACTTTTGAACGCATGGGTTCCAGGCAACTGGCTGGCTTGCTTATTTCTCTTTG GGTAAAGAAAAATCTTAGAACACATGTTGGAGATGTTGATGCTGGAGCAGTTCCTTGTGGTTTCGGTCGTGCAATCGGAAATAAG GGAGGTGTAGGTTTGAGAATCAGAGTCTATGATAGGATAATATGCTTTGTGAACTGTCACTTGGCTGCACACTTGGAAGCAGTAAATCGTCGTAATGCCGATTTTGACCATATTTATCGAAACATGGTCTTCAACCGGTCATCTAACCTTCTAAATAATGTAGCTGGTATGGTGCCATACCTGTTTTTGTCTTGCTCTCTTGCCTTCTCCACATATTTATTTTGGCTGCTTTACTCTTCTGGCTTGCCGTTGGCCCTCTCTGTTGCAGCTGGTGTCTCAACTGCTGTTCATACACTTCGAGCTACAAAT GTTGCTGCTGTCAATCCTGAAGAACCAAAACCTGAGTTATCTGATGCAGACATGGTTGTGTTTTTGGGTGATTTTAATTACCGGCTCTTCGGCATATCATATGATGAAGCACGAGACTTTGTTTCTCAGAGATGCTTCGACTGGCTTAGAGAAAAGGATCAGCTTAGGGCTGAGATGAAATCTGGTAAAGTTTTCCAAGGCATGCGTGAGGCACTCATTCGATTCCCTCCTACATACAAGTTTGAAAGACATCGACCCGGCTTAGCAG GATATGATGCTGGCGAGAAGAAGCGTATTCCTGCCTGGTGTGACAGAGTAATATATCGTGACACTCGGTCAGCTCCAGTGACTGAAAGTAGTTTAGAATGCCCTGTAGTATCATCTGTTCTATT GTATGAGGCTGTCATGGAAGTGACCGACAGCGATCACAAACCTGTCAGATGTAAATTCAACATTCAGATTTGTCATGCTGATAGGTCAGTGAGGAGAAGGGAGTTTGGGGACATTATCAAATCTAATGAGAAAGTGAAATCTATTTTTGAAGAGTTATTATACATTCCGGAAACCATTGTCAGCACCAACAGTATAGTTCTACAAAACCAGGAGTCGTTTGTTTTATGCATAACCAATAAATGCGTGAAAGATGTGGCTACTTTTAGAATTATCTCCGAAGGTCAACCCCCTGTCAAGGATGAAGGCGACGTGCGCGATTATCATCCAAGAGGTGCCTTTGGCTTTCCTCGGTGGCTCGAG GTATCACCAGCTGCAGGTATAATTAAACCCGAGCAATCTGTCGAGATAACGGTAAACCATGAAGAATCCCGCTCCCAGGAGGAGTCTGTTGATGGCATTCCACAAAACTGGTGGT
- the LOC111804466 gene encoding type I inositol polyphosphate 5-phosphatase 12-like isoform X2, whose protein sequence is MDDRIEDDEREALAGLSSVPPPRKSHSYSQQLRAASDQKRQQMRKHSLDEDQIPKIMDSCHASTDDDFLPYSTTSAVKGEENPSQRLDQNLCMDGGGGQEDPRQSQALAEFVGSGGSTGVFKVPIRASVHPGRPTCLELRPHPLRETQVGKFLRNIACTETQLWAGQECGVRFWNFENAYEGGSGLGGRVRRGDEDAAPFHESTNTSPTTCLIVDNGNRLVWSGHKDGKIRSWKMDQSLDEMPFKEGLSWQAHRGSVLSMTLTTYGDLWTGAEGGIIKVWPWEAIEKSLCLSSGERHMAALLVERSYIDLRSQVTVNGVCSISSQDVKCVLADNVRAKVWCAGALSFSLWDAQTRELVKVFNVDGQTETRVDMLTSPQDQTMEDEMKVKFVSMAKKEKPQGFLQRSRNAIMGAADAVRRVAKGAGAFTEDIKRVEAIMLAKDGMIWSGCTNGMLVQWDGNGNRLQDFNHHPYAVQCFCAFGTRIYVGYVSGVIQIVDLEGNLVAGWVAHSSPVLKMAVGAGYVYSLASHGGIRGWNLTSPGPIDNIVRTELAAREAIYTRKQNVRMLVGTWNVGQGRASHEALMAWLGSTVSDVGIVVVGLQEVEMGAGFLAMSAAKETVGLEGSAVGQWWIDTIGKALDEGTTFERMGSRQLAGLLISLWVKKNLRTHVGDVDAGAVPCGFGRAIGNKGGVGLRIRVYDRIICFVNCHLAAHLEAVNRRNADFDHIYRNMVFNRSSNLLNNVAAGVSTAVHTLRATNVAAVNPEEPKPELSDADMVVFLGDFNYRLFGISYDEARDFVSQRCFDWLREKDQLRAEMKSGKVFQGMREALIRFPPTYKFERHRPGLAGYDAGEKKRIPAWCDRVIYRDTRSAPVTESSLECPVVSSVLLYEAVMEVTDSDHKPVRCKFNIQICHADRSVRRREFGDIIKSNEKVKSIFEELLYIPETIVSTNSIVLQNQESFVLCITNKCVKDVATFRIISEGQPPVKDEGDVRDYHPRGAFGFPRWLEVSPAAGIIKPEQSVEITVNHEESRSQEESVDGIPQNWWCEDTRDKEVMLTVTIQGSCSTQSFSHQVRVRHCFSNKAAAPMETKSNSTKKP, encoded by the exons atgGACGATCGGATTGAAGACGATGAACGGGAGGCGTTGGCGGGGTTGAGTTCCGTCCCTCCTCCTCGGAAATCTCATTCTTACAGCCAGCAGCTTCGAGCTGCCTCCGATCAGAAGCGTCAGCAAATGCGCAAGCACAGTCTGGATGAGGATCAGATTCCCAAGATTATGGATTCCTGTCATGCTTCTACTGATGATGATTTTCTTCCCTATTCGACCACGTCGGCCGTTAAAGGTGAGGAAAATCCCTCGCAGAGACTGGACCAGAACCTCTGTATGGACGGCGGCGGAGGCCAGGAGGATCCGCGGCAATCGCAGGCATTGGCGGAGTTTGTTGGCAGTGGTGGCTCCACGGGGGTTTTCAAGGTTCCGATTCGCGCCTCAGTTCATCCAGGCCGGCCAACGTGCCTGGAGCTGAGGCCGCATCCATTGAGGGAGACACAGGTAGGGAAATTCTTGAGGAACATTGCGTGTACAGAGACGCAGCTATGGGCAGGGCAGGAATGTGGGGTCCGGTTCTGGAATTTCGAAAATGCTTATGAAGGTGGTAGTGGACTGGGCGGGAGGGTGAGAAGGGGCGATGAGGATGCTGCCCCGTTTCATGAATCCACCAACACCTCGCCCACCACGTGTTTGATTGTTGACAATGGGAACAGATTGGTGTGGAGTGGGCATAAGGATGGAAAGATCAGATCATGGAAGATGGATCAGTCTCTCGATGAAATGCCTTTCAAGGAGGGGCTTTCATGGCAAGCCCATCGTGGCTCTGTTCTTTCCATGACCTTAACTACTTATG GTGATCTGTGGACAGGTGCTGAGGGTGGTATTATTAAGGTCTGGCCATGGGAGGCAATTGAAAAGTCTCTTTGCCTTTCGTCGGGGGAAAGGCATATGGCTGCTTTACTTGTAGAGAGGTCATATATTGACCTGAGGAGTCAAGTGACAGTTAATGGTGTCTGCAGTATATCTTCTCAAGACGTAAAGTGCGTGTTAGCTGATAATGTTAGAGCCAAAGTTTGGTGTGCTGGGGCCCTATCATTCTCTCTATG GGATGCTCAAACAAGGGAGCTTGTAAAAGTTTTTAATGTAGATGGTCAGACTGAGACTCGAGTTGATATGCTAACATCTCCTCAAGATCAAACAATGGAAGATGAGATGAAAGTAAAATTTGTTTCCATggccaaaaaagaaaaaccacaGGGCTTTCTCCAGAGGTCACGCAATGCCATAATGGGAGCTGCAGATGCAGTTCGTCGAGTTGCAAAAGGAGCAGGGGCATTTACAGAAGATATCAAGAGAGTAGAGGCAATAATGCTGGCCAAGGATGGCATGATTTGGAGTGGATGTACAAATGGTATGTTAGTGCAATGGGATGGAAATGGAAACCGGTTGCAAGATTTTAACCACCACCCTTATGCTGTTCAGTGCTTCTGTGCTTTTGGGACACGGATATATGTGGGCTATGTGAGTGGAGTTATCCAAATAGTGGATCTTGAGGGGAACCTAGTTGCAGGATGGGTTGCTCATAGTAGCCCTGTGCTAAAAATGGCTGTGGGTGCAGGCTATGTTTATAGCTTGGCTAGCCATGGTGGAATTCGCGGCTGGAACTTGACTTCTCCAGGACCCATTGATAACATAGTACGGACAGAACTGGCTGCCAGAGAGGCGATATacacaagaaaacaaaatgtcaGAATGCTGGTTGGCACATGGAATGTTGGACAAGGGAGAGCCTCTCATGAAGCACTGATGGCATGGTTGGGTTCTACTGTCTCCGATGTTGGCATTGTCGTTGTTGGATTACAGGAAGTAGAGATGGGTGCTGGTTTCCTTGCCATGTCTGCTGCAAAAGAAACT GTAGGACTTGAAGGCAGTGCTGTAGGACAATGGTGGATTGATACCATTGGAAAAGCCTTGGATGAAGGGACAACTTTTGAACGCATGGGTTCCAGGCAACTGGCTGGCTTGCTTATTTCTCTTTG GGTAAAGAAAAATCTTAGAACACATGTTGGAGATGTTGATGCTGGAGCAGTTCCTTGTGGTTTCGGTCGTGCAATCGGAAATAAG GGAGGTGTAGGTTTGAGAATCAGAGTCTATGATAGGATAATATGCTTTGTGAACTGTCACTTGGCTGCACACTTGGAAGCAGTAAATCGTCGTAATGCCGATTTTGACCATATTTATCGAAACATGGTCTTCAACCGGTCATCTAACCTTCTAAATAATGTAGCTG CTGGTGTCTCAACTGCTGTTCATACACTTCGAGCTACAAAT GTTGCTGCTGTCAATCCTGAAGAACCAAAACCTGAGTTATCTGATGCAGACATGGTTGTGTTTTTGGGTGATTTTAATTACCGGCTCTTCGGCATATCATATGATGAAGCACGAGACTTTGTTTCTCAGAGATGCTTCGACTGGCTTAGAGAAAAGGATCAGCTTAGGGCTGAGATGAAATCTGGTAAAGTTTTCCAAGGCATGCGTGAGGCACTCATTCGATTCCCTCCTACATACAAGTTTGAAAGACATCGACCCGGCTTAGCAG GATATGATGCTGGCGAGAAGAAGCGTATTCCTGCCTGGTGTGACAGAGTAATATATCGTGACACTCGGTCAGCTCCAGTGACTGAAAGTAGTTTAGAATGCCCTGTAGTATCATCTGTTCTATT GTATGAGGCTGTCATGGAAGTGACCGACAGCGATCACAAACCTGTCAGATGTAAATTCAACATTCAGATTTGTCATGCTGATAGGTCAGTGAGGAGAAGGGAGTTTGGGGACATTATCAAATCTAATGAGAAAGTGAAATCTATTTTTGAAGAGTTATTATACATTCCGGAAACCATTGTCAGCACCAACAGTATAGTTCTACAAAACCAGGAGTCGTTTGTTTTATGCATAACCAATAAATGCGTGAAAGATGTGGCTACTTTTAGAATTATCTCCGAAGGTCAACCCCCTGTCAAGGATGAAGGCGACGTGCGCGATTATCATCCAAGAGGTGCCTTTGGCTTTCCTCGGTGGCTCGAG GTATCACCAGCTGCAGGTATAATTAAACCCGAGCAATCTGTCGAGATAACGGTAAACCATGAAGAATCCCGCTCCCAGGAGGAGTCTGTTGATGGCATTCCACAAAACTGGTGGT
- the LOC111779979 gene encoding dr1-associated corepressor-like, whose protein sequence is MRKKLDTRFPAARIKKIMQADEDVGKIALAVPVLVSKALELFLQDLCDRTYEITLQRGAKTMNSLHLKHCVQSYSVFDFLRDIVSRVPDYGHGHSDGAVDDRKRRKPLADESNDIDEMKKSKTHDMSHGSTGRGRGRGRGRGRGRPARSVEKDNFQPNPDVDPCTSIENTNKNPNQDVHMEPHIEPSETPKEVGEDNQTIQNIDLNADVNASKDSKTVPAAMSDVPVEPAEPTTTESEAKAADEFPAWPLSDVDKMAIDPLQYAHLSTRVDEEEEDYDEEE, encoded by the exons ATGAGGAAGAAGCTCGATACCCGCTTTCCTGCT GCAcgaattaaaaagataatgcAAGCAGATGAGGACGTGGGAAAGATAGCACTTGCAGTGCCCGTTTTAGTTT CTAAAGCATTGGAACTGTTCCTGCAAGACCTGTGTGATCGTACATATGAGATAACTCTACAAAGAGGAGCGAAGACAATGAACTCGTTGCACCT AAAGCACTGTGTACAAAGCTATAGTGTTTTCGATTTTCTGAGGGATATTGTTAGTCGGGTTCCAGATTATGGTCATGGTCATTCTGATGGTGCTGTTGATGATAGAAAGAGGAG GAAACCCCTTGCTGATGAAAGTAATGACATTGATGAGATGAAGAAGAGCAAGACG CATGACATGAGCCATGGTAGCACTggtagaggaagaggaaggggACGAGGACGGGGTCGTGGACGACCTGCTCGATCAGTCGAAAAGGACAACTTCCAACCTAACCCCGACGTCGACCCTTGCACATCTATAGAGAACACGAACAAGAATCCCAACCAAGATGTGCACATGGAGCCTCACATTGAGCCTAGTGAAACACCAAAAGAAGTTGGCGAAGACAATCAAACTATCCAAAACATCGATCTTAATGCCGATGTCAATGCCAGCAAAGACTCGAAGACTGTACCAGCAGCAATGTCAGATGTACCTGTAGAACCAGCCGAGCCTACTACTACCGAGTCCGAGGCTAAAGCAGCTGACGAATTCCCTGCCTGGCCTCTCTCTGATGTGGACAAAATGGCAATTGACCCTCTCCAATATGCACATCTCAGCACAAGAGTAgacgaggaagaggaagattaTGATGAAGAGGAGTAA
- the LOC111807077 gene encoding cysteine proteinase inhibitor 12-like: MKNDSSIWFSSSTLLLLLLLSWIVLAGNASAHFCAQQDNPLLMASTLGGVHDSQGASNSADVDELARFAVDEHNKKENSLLEFVRVVKAKEQVVAGTLHHLTVEVADAGKKKLYEAKIWVKSWMNFKELQEFKHAGDAPSFSPSDLGAKKGDHPQGWREVPPHDPHVQDAAQHALRTIQQRSNSLLPYELLEIVHAKAEVIEDAAKFDLLLKLKRGSKEEKFKVEVHKNSEGNFLLNQMVPDQS, encoded by the exons ATGAAAAACGATTCTTCGATTTGGTTTTCTTCATCGACGCTTttgctgttgttgttgctcTCTTGGATCGTTCTTGCAGGAAACGCATCAGCTCACTTTTGCGCTCAACAAGACAATCCACTGCTGATGGCGTCCACACTTGGAGGCGTGCACGATTCTCAGGGAGCTTCCAACTCCGCCGATGTCGATGAACTCGCTCGTTTTGCCGTTGATGAACATAACAAGAAAGAG AATTCGCTTCTTGAGTTTGTGAGAGTGGTGAAGGCGAAAGAGCAGGTAGTAGCTGGTACACTGCACCATCTTACTGTTGAGGTTGCTGATGCTGGTAAAAAGAAGCTGTATGAAGCTAAGATCTGGGTGAAGTCGTGGATGAATTTTAAAGAATTGCAGGAGTTCAAGCATGCAGGCGATGCCCCCTCGTTTTCTCCTTCTGATCTTGGTGCAAAGAAAG GTGATCATCCTCAGGGATGGCGAGAAGTGCCACCACATGATCCCCACGTTCAGGATGCCGCACAGCATGCTCTTCGGACCATTCAGCAGAGGTCTAATTCTCTACTCCCCTATGAACTGCTGGAGATCGTACATGCAAAGGCAGAG GTGATTGAAGATGCTGCAAAGTTTGATTTGCTTCTAAAGCTTAAGAGAGGgagtaaagaagaaaagttcAAGGTGGAGGTCCACAAGAACAGTGAAGGTAACTTCCTTCTCAATCAGATGGTGCCAGATCAGTCCTAA